A region from the Arvicola amphibius chromosome 12, mArvAmp1.2, whole genome shotgun sequence genome encodes:
- the Stard5 gene encoding stAR-related lipid transfer protein 5, protein MDVSWATQESEAVAEKVLRYRRDESGWKKCREGNGVSVSWRPSEEFPGNLYRGEGILCGTLEEVWDCIKPVAGGLREKWDDNVTSFEVVQSITDMLCVSRTSTPSAAMKLISPRDFVDLVLVKRYEDGTISSNATHVEHPSCPPKPGFVRGFNHPCGCFCEPLPGEPNKTKLVTFFQTDLSGYLPQSVVDSFFPRSMAEFYPNLQKAVRKYHH, encoded by the exons ATGGACGTGTCTTGGGCCACTCAAGAGAGTGAGGCGGTGGCGGAGAAGGTGCTCCGGTATCGGCGGGACGAGTCAGGCTGGAAGAAGTGCCGGGAAGGC AATGGCGTTTCGGTTTCCTGGAGGCCGTCTGAGGAATTTCCAGGGAATCT GTACCGAGGAGAAGGGATTCTATGTGGGACACTGGAAGAAGTGTGGGATTGCATAAAGCCAGTTGCTGGAGGCCTCCGGGAGAAATGGGATGACAACGTGACCAGTTTTGAAGTTGTCCAAAGCATCACAGAT ATGCTGTGTGTGAGCAGAACCTCCACACCCTCGGCCGCCATGAAGCTGATTTCTCCCAGGGACTTTGTGGACTTGGTGCTGGTGAAGAGATACGAGGACGGTACCATCAGTTCCAACG CTACCCACGTGGAACACCCATCGTGTCCCCCAAAGCCAGGTTTTGTGCGAGGATTTAACCATCCGTGCGGGTGCTTCTGTGAACCACTGCCAGG GGAGCCCAACAAAACCAAGCTGGTCACGTTCTTCCAGACAGACCTGAGTGGCTACCTCCCGCAGAGCGTGGTAGACTCCTTCTTCCCTCGCAGCATGGCCGAGTTCTACCCCAACCTTCAGAAAGCCGTGAGGAAGTACCATCACTGA